The Denticeps clupeoides chromosome 4, fDenClu1.1, whole genome shotgun sequence genome segment TTGATTTgaaaagccacacccctgtctatataagaccttacagctcacaatgcaggtcagaacAAAGGAGATGGAATCGATGGAAAGATGATGCaaccaagtacagggatatcctggatgaaagCCTTcaccagagtgctcaggacctcagactgggccgaaggtttaccttccaactagacaatgaccctaagcacacagctaggAGTGGCTTCAccacaactctgtgactgttcctGAATGGCCAAGCCAGAGCCATGACTTAAACCCAATCATCTTTGTAGAGACCTAAAAAAgtgctgtccaccaacgtttaccatccaacctgccagaactggagaggatctgcaggGAGGAATGGCAgtggatccccaaatccagatgTGAAAAACTTGTAGCATCtgtcccaaaaagactcatgactGTATTAGATAAATaggagcttctactaaatacttcTACTGCTTCTACAAAGGCTCTGAATACTTGGgatcatgtgatatttcattttttctttgttaataaatctgcaaaaaactattttgtctttttctgtcaATAATGGGTgctgtgtacattaatgagggggaaaggattttagcaaatgactgcaatataacagagtgGAAAATTTAAgggttctgaatactttcctTACCCACTCTAAAAGGGGGCAccgactgaaaagccagcagtgaaactgggAAAAACTAGCTGCGATATTGAAAGTTTCAAAGGTGAAAATGAATAAGAGATGCATGCATAAACGTTTGGTTTTctagtttaaaaaaattctggttAATTTTTATATGAATTATTAGAATATTGGGCCAAACAGCTTTGTCAGCAGCTTTTGTATCCCATTGCCTAACAATAACACCCAACCTGGGTAGAATTAGATTAATTAGTTTGAGTTTAACAGTCTTCCAGGATTTAGCCACCAGATTATACCTCAAGATCAGCACTTCTCGTGGTGACGTAAGTGTGTGAATTTGGCAggaggaatgttttttttttcccgttttatTTGGGACCAAGAGACAGTGAgaatggatttttctttttgcttgtATGATTATATTAATTTTGATCTCTGCTAAGTCTTTAACcgttaaatatatatgtaatggATTACATCAGATTCTGTCTTTTAAAGGCTCTGGACCTAATAAAAAGCCTGTTTGAGTTGAGTCAGTACATTGCCTACTCTCAGTTTTTGtctcttttatatttttaacctctataTACCAACTGGCAACGATTCACCTGCACAAACTGTGAACACTTGTAATTTTTGGCCTCGGTTTAAAACGTCATTTTAAGTTGTATGCCACATTTTAGACAGTCAAGGACACAGGCCCAATGCAAAAGCACACACTGATCTGTTGTCCTCCTGCTATGTGTAAACTCATGCCAGATTATTCTACGCCATTTGACAGGTGaagtgcacgcacacacacaactcgaTACTGGCACTAAAGTATCTCagtcacacacatatgcacaaacgTGTGTAATTCACCCGGATAATGGCACCGGAGTAGTATATTGTAGGGTCGAGCTGTGTGCAGACTGTAGAGGCATGTTTCTCTCTTCGTGTTTGTGTAACTATGACTATGTGGCCTGTGTGTTAGAACCGTAATTACTTGGCAGAGGCCAACGATTTTGCGTTGGTGTGATTCAGGAACTCTCATTTCTCAGAGCATGGCTGTGGCATGCTTCACACACTGTTTTAAAATACACCTCCCTACCCTTCCCTTCCTCTCCCCACTTGTAAACCTGCTTAGCTGTAATTAAATTACCCAGAGGGCCGTTGTGTAACAGCAGAGTGTGAGCAGCGGGTCAGCATGTCCATCTGGAGTGAACACACATTTGAACGTGATTGTACGGGAGGGGTTATATGAGCAGACTGTTGCTGTGTCGTtggtgcgtgtgcgtgtgtgtgtggcaggaaCTTTGTATTTACAGAAATGGAATGTGGTTGATCCAGTGCTTTGTTGACagtggatctgtgtgtgtgtgtgtgtgagagagagatcagGAATGTGGCAGGGCTAGTTGTGAGATGCTCGAGAGAGAAAGGATGACATCTCCACCTACTGGACACTGACGACGCTGGTTTGAGCTGTGTCAACTATTCTGTGGAGGGGAGAACCTTTTGAATCGGTCGAGTTACACTTTCATAAAAGACAAAATGTGGTGTTATTTTCAAGGCTCCTTAAACCCGGACAGCTGCTTAAAAGAAATCAGTCTAAACAGATTCAGTTAAAACCTCAAGACCtacattatttctttatttattgatcTATCTAGCAATCTATTTACTGACTGTACCGAATACTAATTTCCTTCCCCTCCCCACTCCCTCCCTCAACCCTTCTCAACCTGTATGTCCCTCTGGACAGACAAGGCCAGACTCTCCAGTCTATGCCAACTTGCAGGATATGAAGATCTCAACCTCCTCCCAGCCCCCTGTCCCCTCATCATCCCCGCTGCACACGTTCGGAGAGTGGGAGACACACCGGGACTTCGGTGGCCGCCACTATTACTACAACACGGTGACATACGAGAGGAGCTGGAAACCACCACGCACCAAGGACAGGGACAGCCTCAGTCGCGGCAGAGACGAAAGCAGCACTATCCTGCCGCTGGTGGATGCAGAGGTAGTGTATGCAGGCTTCCTACAAGATGGCGCACGCTCCATTTACACCGAGGTGAAACTGATAGGAATGTAAACTTAGCGTTTGTCAGCGTTTGTAGGAGACTTTGAGAAACAAAGTGGCTTTTAaaaggggattttatttgtttttaaattagtCTTAGAAGTCTTAAACTTCTAGTGTGttaacctgcagaaaccctgtacGTAAGTATGTGAGTAGTCCTCTCAGGCCTGAGATTTATGTAGGAATTTCGTATGACTGACAGAGAACATTTTGCAACACGGTTCGGTGAAATGCATGTTGGGATTGCAGGTACATCTTTCTCTGTGTGGTGGATGGGTCTTtgaagtgcattctgggaaggcGATCTGTGGCCTTGATGTTGATGTTCTGTGGTCTCTTAATCACTTGATAATGATAATTAACTCCTGTCCTGCcttctcccctctctctttctctgattCTTTATCCCTTTTTTCCCCATAATTTCCTGCTTTTCGtgttttcatttgcatgttctctctctctctcgtgtttCTTGTTCCTGATTGGCGGTGGAAGATTCTATCATCAGAGGAGGCGTACCTGAGCACGTactccagccaatcagacagCCAGTACGGCTCGCCCCCTAGAGGCTGGTCAGAGGAGCTAGATGAATATGGACACACACTCTATGTGTGTGACTATACTAATGAGAAGGTACACAAAGGCTTTTCTCTGATGTCTCTGGTTTTGACTGTGATGAAGAGGTAGCTGGTCTCTTGTCTTTCTCTGTTTACACGCAGTCACCATACACCACAGCTATTCAAACTGTGCTCACCTGCTGCTGTTTTCCACTCTTTACCTGAGGGCACAGATTTGAATAGCTGTGCTGTGAAAgcttcttttacatttaaatggaaCTGGGACAAAGCTGAGCTTACCCACACGCACacctgctttctctctctgcgtCTGTTTTCGCTTGTTTGTGTGCGTAGTGGATAAAGCACACAGACGAACAAGGCCGGTCGTACTACTACAGTGCAGATGGGTCCAGATCTGAGTGGGAGCTTCCTAAACTGGGTCAGCGAGCTGGGGTGAGAGCCTGCAGGAATGACTGTGTTGCTGCGCGTGGTGGTGTGCATTTAATGTTCTCATGCTCTTTATGCTTGTTAGTGAGTTAAACATTCTTTGCACTCTGATACCCGAAGCTGAACAGCGAATTCACCTGAGGAACTTCTGCCTCCCCTGTCTGTCGTGCAGTTTAACAATTCCCTGCCCAATCAAGACACGCCAAAAACACGCAGCCTGGACCGCCGACTGCCAGAGCCTATAGTTCTGACCAAAAGGAGGCAAAGCATACACATGGTGGAGACCAACGACAAGGTAGGCATGATCGCACACATCCACCTGAGAGAGATATGTACTCGAATTCCTACTCACTGCCCTTTAATTTCAAGTTCAAACAGAAGTCAGTCCAAAAACGGAGAATCATCTCTCTGCGTTACAAAGGCTCCTCTCGCCAGCATCCGTACAAGCAGCAAGTCAGTGTCGCAGACGCTTGCCATAATGCATGCTGAATCCCCATTGGTCTACTTTGTAATTGCACATATGTTCACTTCCCTCCCATGAAGTATTTAATTGCACCTTTGCATGCCTGGCCATTGCAGCAGCCACTCAATCGTGTTCCGGCGAATTAGCATACACCTAACTCTCCTATCTACATACGCTTGGTGAGAATGCTTGATGACAAGCCAATCACAGCTGCTGAATGCACGGAACCTTCCAGTTACAATGGCTGTGGCTGAAACATCCACTCGTCCACTGTACAGTCCACTACACATGAACATGTTGCCTGATATAGTTGCCTGATATAGCCTAAACAGTTGGATTGTTTCACAATTGTGTGACAaagttataattattattttttcaacaGAGCCGTGTTTGCTAGTTTTCATCGCAGGTTTCATTTTATGATTTAGATCAGGAGTGCTCATTCTCGCCGTgtccctctttctgtctgtaTCATCATCCAGCCATAatcactcttttattttataatgtaattCTGTATGGAATGGTGCATGCACATCTATACTTTTTTAATTCAAGTTGCaaagacatttttctttcattaacaaatgtctttttaaggacttttttttttttccctttgtttttgtttctcagGACATTCCAAAGCCCAGCACACCTGACTCTGACTCCTCCTGTCCCCCATCACCCAAACCTCACAGCTCTGTTAGTATCATCCCTTACTGACCCTTAGTCTCATAATTCTCTGTTTTCTAACCATGTCATCTCAACAAAGCCTGTCTGGCATTCTCATCCTGCCATTCTTCACCCGAGTTCTGTCCGTTATATCTGCATTCTGCACAATTTCTCTCATATCTGCTGCGGTGCCTTGGCTTTCTTAATCTCACTGActgtctctcttgctctctgtctgacatacacacacacacacacacacacacacatgcattattTGATTTTGACATCTTCTAACTTGACCCTACAGCCATCTGAAAAGTGTGGTGTCCTCAATGTGACGAAAATAACTGAGCATGGCAAGAAAGTGCGGTGAGTAATGCATACTAAACAATCACAACTAACCCCaactcacatacacaccatcaCATCTTACTGCAGCAGCAACACCTCTTTAAACGCCGTGACCAAACCTTTAATTCCTACGTCCCCAGTGTGCGCACATCCGTTTGTTTGACGTTCTTACTCCAAAATATCAGTGTCCCCTTTCTTTCGCTTTTCTTCACTCTATTCTCACAGAAAGAACTGGACGTCCTCATGGACTGTGCTGCAAGGCTCCTCCCTGCTATTTGCTAAGAATCAAGGGAGTGGGACAAGCTGGGTGAGCTTCTTGtcgatttatttattgtaaccAGCTACATCTGCATTTAAAGTGTCATTTGTGTAGATATAAGTTTGAATAAATGATATTCAATAAGTttgaagttttgtttttttttttatccaaaggTGAAAAACGAATGTCCTGTTTTAATATGTATTGAACTCTTTGTCCTCTTCAGTTTGGAAGTCATCAGTCCAAACCAGAGTTTAGTGTGGACTTGCGGGGTGGGACAGTGGACTTTGCCTCCAAAGACAAGTCCAGCAAGAAAAATGTCCTTGAggtacacactcacatgcaaaaCCATTCCTTTAAGTATAGCTAAGCACCCCCACAAAGGCAGTGTACATTGAGCGGCCTTTTGAGTTGGACAGCAGGGCCTATGAACGATCCCTCGTACTCGACTGAAAACTCATGGCTACTGTGCTTTCCAAGCAGTGGCACCTAGGCTGTGGAACGCAGGCCTTCTGTGttctaggtttttgtttgatttcatGGTATGCcttatgtatttgtttgttgcttatggatttttttttttgtattttctcacctgttttattattttgttttatttagattCACTACTATACAGCGCTTTGTGACTTCTGTCTGTGATGAGGGCTTTATAAATAAACTACTTacttaagtgacttgctcacgAATGGGTCTTACattaatttcagttttatgGGTTTTGGGTTATTAACTACCTCTCCAAAAATCCTTTCTATCAACAGGAAATTGATGCATTCTTTTCTAATTCTGTTTATTCtctctgcctgttttttttatgccttttgTAGCTGAAGACCCGCCAGGGCACTGAACTACTTATCCAGTCAGACAATGAAAATGTCATCTATGAATGGCTCCGAGCAATCACAGAAACAATCAATACACATGTGAGCGTAGAAATTATGGAAGCATTGATAACTATCTGTGCTTGTATGTTCAATGTTGAATGTTTGACACATGTCTCTATCTCAGGCCTGGGAGTCTGATGAAGCCATAGAAGAAGATATGCCAGAGTCTCCTGGTCCAGAGAAACAGGACAAAGAGAAAGAGCACAGGGACTCCAAAAAACAGAAAGGTGtggatattttaaaatgttagttAAAAGGGCTGTCATTGAGCAGTTCTTCTGGCAGGCCCCAGACAGTGGATTTTAGTGAATAGTGAGTAAACGAATGCAAAATTTAGAGGCCTTGCCTGAATTTAAGCTAGAGCAAGTAAATtggttaaaaatgtgaaattgggTTTCTGTTCTGCACACTTTTGATTGTGTCTAATTATGTTCTAGTCACAAGCTCTACCAGTATAGATGTGTCTGACCAGAAGAAGAGAACCAAACTGAAGAAGTTTCTTACACGTAGACCCACTCTGCAAGCCGTCCGGGACAAGGGCTACATCAAAGGTGATCTGacctgtgacagggacagggatatttcaaataaaaaaaaaaagaacattttatgcATTCATCTGGATTCAGCACACAAGATAAGATGATCTTtgtacattgtcatggcagaaagaaaaaaaaatagcaactgtataatataaaatatacatatataaaatattatatatatatgtgtgtgtgtgtgtgtgtgtatatataatgttcAATATACAATTAGTCTGGGGGGGAGTGGtggatatattttatttgtgtgttatatatatttattatatatataatatatatacacatattgcacatagaaaaaatggaaatggtgtaCCTGATGTGGATATGGCATGAATTCAAGAATGTGTCTTTCCTGCTTGCAGACCAAGTGTTTGGTTGTAGCCTTGACAACCTGTGTCAAAGGGAGAATACATCTGTGCCTCTCTTTGTCAAGAAGTGCATTGATCATGTGGAGAATTATGGTATGAGAATAAATCTTATGTCATTCTTCAGCAAAGTGTCCTTAAACCACATTTGTAATATTATTCTCTAATCAAAATTGTAACTCTCACCTCAACATTAGTCACATTTGGCCTGTTTAGAGGGTTAGAATTTAAACCTTAATGTCCAATACAGCTTGTAGGCATTTAATAGTGTTGTTTTTTCATAAaatttgtgtgtttctctttaGGCCTGAATGTGGATGGCTTGTACAGAGTGAGTGGGAATCTAGCTGTCATTCAGAAACTGCGGTTTGCTGTCAATCACGGTACGGCACGGTATCCCTTCTTTACATTGCCTCCCAAAATAAAAAGCGAAACTTATTGAACCTATTAAAGCTAAATGTGCCTGTTCCCCTAACGTAAGTGCCAATGTCTGCAACAGATGAGCGAGTAGATCTGGCAGATGCAAAATGGGAGGACATCCACGTCACCACCGGTGCCCTGAAGATGTTTTTCAGAGAGCTTCCAGAGCCGTTGTTCACCTACACATATTTCAACGACTTTGTTAATGCTATCAGTGAGTACGAACCCAAAAGGATGTCTATTTCAGTCAGAGCTGTTCATTGTTAAAAGTAGTGCTGAACATTTTGGTGTGCCCTCCTGCATATCTTTTAAACAGAAATTTATGACTACAAGCAGAAGTTACAGGCTGTGAAAGACTTGGTCAAGCTGCTGCCTCAGCAAAACCATGACACAATGCAAGCTTTATTCAAGCACCTGAGAAAGTAagtacagacagacacagacacacacaaacccacacaaacagACTACTGGAGCAGGCATTTTAATCGAATCGAAtggtgagaccagtgaaggttcacacctctagtactGAGACTGTGGTCTTTAGTGTTATTAATGGACTGTCTTGAATGGCTGACTATGGAGCACTTTCAGCTGTTATCATTGTTTGATAGCCAGGATTATtataagcaaaaataaatacaagtcATTGCCTCTTTATGTGTTTCTCTAGATTGTGAATGACTAATCAAATTTCAAATCGCTTCCCTTATTTAAATGAAGCCCTAACCATCTTCTTGAAAACATCAGAACGCCCAGTTTCACTGTTATACGCCAAAGATGAAAAGCATGAATGTTGCCTCAAGACAAAAATGCCCTACACACTTTACCTCCACCCAACAGGAACTGTTGTTTTGTTCCTCCTTCATGTCTGTGTATCGGATCCACCCCAAATACAGTATGTTGATAAATGCTGCTAAAAGTTTTTGCGGTGCCAGGGTCCTAGGGCTCACCATTAATTTAATGCAAACATCTtacttttgacctttttttccccatctttcTACAGAGTGATAGAACATGgggaacagaacagaatgacaACTCAGAGTGTGGCAATTGTGTTTGGCCCCACCCTTCTTCGTCCTGAGAAGGAGACACTGAACATGGCTGTACACATGGTCTACCAGAATCAAATAGTGGAGCTCATCCTCCTTGAATATGATGGAATATTTGGCAGGTAGATGGGCTGGCCTGACTCCAAATAACCGGTATCAGCTCTCTTGTTACAGCAGCTTTCTCTGAAGACAGAATAAGGAAAGTCTCTGTAAGAACTCCTGCTGCATCCAGCATTTGCAGCTTGGAAAATGGTAAAAGACCTGTCCATCCAAGGACCAAGACCACTACCATAAAGGAAGACTGGACTTCTGCACCC includes the following:
- the LOC114788131 gene encoding rho GTPase-activating protein 12-like isoform X2, which translates into the protein MADGRGDLTFAPGQVYVEVEYDYEYRSKDRVISIKQGDCFMLIRKTNEDWWQVRKEESDKPFYVPAQYVREARRALMPPPKPLPGMALIPTRRAGSMKDRPSALDIRHSEENVSTSTHPVHSPLPSPLSAGALMPTLPTRDSSGSPKGQGKGSKDQQPQNTSVQFNTSSSSQSNASASVGAHPSLQPKVSSSSTLSKTSPGVPAKPHVNAHTPSQSSPQAKNSPNSQTNAQTKPNCAAQANANTRAQCGSQGLVTSGGHSNAPSLAYHGSLPRTIGPAMLMDLERELESRREKEKDGGSRNDSESGDELSSSSTEQLQTRPDSPVYANLQDMKISTSSQPPVPSSSPLHTFGEWETHRDFGGRHYYYNTVTYERSWKPPRTKDRDSLSRGRDESSTILPLVDAEILSSEEAYLSTYSSQSDSQYGSPPRGWSEELDEYGHTLYVCDYTNEKWIKHTDEQGRSYYYSADGSRSEWELPKLGQRAGFNNSLPNQDTPKTRSLDRRLPEPIVLTKRRQSIHMVETNDKFKQKSVQKRRIISLRYKGSSRQHPYKQQPSEKCGVLNVTKITEHGKKVRKNWTSSWTVLQGSSLLFAKNQGSGTSWFGSHQSKPEFSVDLRGGTVDFASKDKSSKKNVLELKTRQGTELLIQSDNENVIYEWLRAITETINTHAWESDEAIEEDMPESPGPEKQDKEKEHRDSKKQKVTSSTSIDVSDQKKRTKLKKFLTRRPTLQAVRDKGYIKDQVFGCSLDNLCQRENTSVPLFVKKCIDHVENYGLNVDGLYRVSGNLAVIQKLRFAVNHDERVDLADAKWEDIHVTTGALKMFFRELPEPLFTYTYFNDFVNAIKIYDYKQKLQAVKDLVKLLPQQNHDTMQALFKHLRKVIEHGEQNRMTTQSVAIVFGPTLLRPEKETLNMAVHMVYQNQIVELILLEYDGIFGR
- the LOC114788131 gene encoding rho GTPase-activating protein 12-like isoform X5, which encodes MADGRGDLTFAPGQVYVEVEYDYEYRSKDRVISIKQGDCFMLIRKTNEDWWQVRKEESDKPFYVPAQYVREARRALMPPPKPLPGMALIPTRRAGSMKDRPSALDIRHSEENVSTSTHPVHSPLPSPLSAGALMPTLPTRDSSGSPKGQGKGSKDQQPQNTSVQFNTSSSSQSNASASVGAHPSLQPKVSSSSTLSKTSPGVPAKPHVNAHTPSQSSPQAKNSPNSQTNAQTKPNCAAQANANTRAQCGSQGLVTSGGHSNAPSLAYHGSLPRTIGPAMLMDLERELESRREKEKDGGSRNDSESGDELSSSSTEQLQTRPDSPVYANLQDMKISTSSQPPVPSSSPLHTFGEWETHRDFGGRHYYYNTVTYERSWKPPRTKDRDSLSRGRDESSTILPLVDAEILSSEEAYLSTYSSQSDSQYGSPPRGWSEELDEYGHTLYVCDYTNEKWIKHTDEQGRSYYYSADGSRSEWELPKLGQRAGFNNSLPNQDTPKTRSLDRRLPEPIVLTKRRQSIHMVETNDKPSEKCGVLNVTKITEHGKKVRKNWTSSWTVLQGSSLLFAKNQGSGTSWFGSHQSKPEFSVDLRGGTVDFASKDKSSKKNVLELKTRQGTELLIQSDNENVIYEWLRAITETINTHAWESDEAIEEDMPESPGPEKQDKEKEHRDSKKQKVTSSTSIDVSDQKKRTKLKKFLTRRPTLQAVRDKGYIKDQVFGCSLDNLCQRENTSVPLFVKKCIDHVENYGLNVDGLYRVSGNLAVIQKLRFAVNHDERVDLADAKWEDIHVTTGALKMFFRELPEPLFTYTYFNDFVNAIKIYDYKQKLQAVKDLVKLLPQQNHDTMQALFKHLRKVIEHGEQNRMTTQSVAIVFGPTLLRPEKETLNMAVHMVYQNQIVELILLEYDGIFGR
- the LOC114788131 gene encoding rho GTPase-activating protein 12-like isoform X8, which translates into the protein MADGRGDLTFAPGQVYVEVEYDYEYRSKDRVISIKQGDCFMLIRKTNEDWWQVRKEESDKPFYVPAQYVREARRALMPPPKPLPGMALIPTRRAGSMKDRPSALDIRHSEENVSTSTHPVHSPLPSPLSAGALMPTLPTRDSSGSPKGQGKGSKDQQPQNTSVQFNTSSSSQSNASASVGAHPSLQPKVSSSSTLSKTSPGVPAKPHVNAHTPSQSSPQAKNSPNSQTNAQTKPNCAAQANANTRAQCGSQGLVTSGGHSNAPSLAYHGSLPRTIGPAMLMDLERELESRREKEKDGGSRNDSESGDELSSSSTEQLQTRPDSPVYANLQDMKISTSSQPPVPSSSPLHTFGEWETHRDFGGRHYYYNTVTYERSWKPPRTKDRDSLSRGRDESSTILPLVDAEWIKHTDEQGRSYYYSADGSRSEWELPKLGQRAGFNNSLPNQDTPKTRSLDRRLPEPIVLTKRRQSIHMVETNDKPSEKCGVLNVTKITEHGKKVRKNWTSSWTVLQGSSLLFAKNQGSGTSWFGSHQSKPEFSVDLRGGTVDFASKDKSSKKNVLELKTRQGTELLIQSDNENVIYEWLRAITETINTHAWESDEAIEEDMPESPGPEKQDKEKEHRDSKKQKVTSSTSIDVSDQKKRTKLKKFLTRRPTLQAVRDKGYIKDQVFGCSLDNLCQRENTSVPLFVKKCIDHVENYGLNVDGLYRVSGNLAVIQKLRFAVNHDERVDLADAKWEDIHVTTGALKMFFRELPEPLFTYTYFNDFVNAIKIYDYKQKLQAVKDLVKLLPQQNHDTMQALFKHLRKVIEHGEQNRMTTQSVAIVFGPTLLRPEKETLNMAVHMVYQNQIVELILLEYDGIFGR